The Fulvia fulva chromosome 1, complete sequence region CTTTCATCACATCGCTCACACCCCTTCGTACCATGAAGTAGTTCCCTTGCTCCTCCTTCGTCTTTCCCGCCCGCAAGTTGTACCGGAACATCTGCAGTAGCCACCACTTCAGAAAGTTGTTCTCGTAGTTGATCTCCACCCTCTGCGCGAAATCTGCATTTGCCTCGATCGCCTCATGGAGGTCCGGGTTCTGTTCTTCCGAACAAAATGTATCGACCTGCTGCTTCGCCCACATACTCGACACAATGCTCACGACTGATACCTTACCCTGCATCGCTTCACAAGTATCCCGTCCCAATCCCTTGTGGCCATCGCCTCGCCAGAGCTCTCTAGGCTGGCCATCCTTCCTCAACGTCTTCCCGTAGAAGTTCGGAAACCATAAACTCACATCGCCTCGAAACAGTCGCTCGTTGCTCCTGAACATCTTGCCCTTGTGGAAACGTAGATTGCTCCAGTCGCGGAAGTAGGGTTTGGAGATTTGCTTGGTCATCTTCGACCTTCGCTCGAGATGTTTGTCATAGTTGACGAAGTCGTTTCTGCGTTGGCTAAGGGACCGCTCGTCCAGGCCCATGTTCTCCCCGGGTTGCGGCGGATTTGGCATGCCAATGGGACGGCTGAGGGGCTGCGGTTCGAATTCCTCATCGTCGTCGCTTTTGTTGCGCTTGCGAAAACCAGGTTGCGCATCGGCGTGGCTCCTTGAAGATAGAGGTGCAGCACTGGGTGGAGGCCGGGGAGCTGATGGTGGAGGCGGCCGCTCGGGAAGGGAGGCGTAGCATCTGCGTGAGACAATGGGTCGTGATGTAGGCTCAGAATATGCAAGCGAGCGCAAAATGCGCAGGCGCTGGGGCGATGGGGCCTTCATTGTGGTTGTATATACAGACAAGAAGTGCAGCTTGGAACTTTTGAGAAGCTCAAGTAGAAAGCGGATTTGACTCCGCCGACGCGATGCCACACGATTGATCAGCTATGCACATTCATGATACACCTATCTTCAGCTACTGCATTACACGCTTCAGAAGAGCGACTTGCTCATCGAGCCTTGCCACGCACACTTTTGGTGCCGCCAAAGCGATGTCCGGACACTACCCACTGCTCTGTCGAAGGGCTCTTGCAATTGAAAGGTTGACGTTTAGCATCCTCCTAGGACGCTGCGCCAACCTCCATCTGCCAGTCCTCGAGCTCTGCCACAATCTCTGGCAGCATACCCTCGACATCCTCCTCCCGCACATCGAGCGCGCCGGTGATCAACCGCTTGTACTCGTGTTGCTTCTCATCAATGCCGGCGTTCGACAGATTCTGCACTATTGTTTTGAACAGATCTTTGCGTTGCTGGACCAGGCCATGGAGTTCTTGTACAAGCTCCATCCTGTGCTCGAGAGAGTCGTCTTCGGTGCCAATGAGCAAGTCCTCGTTCTGCATGTTCTCGTCCGCCTCTGCTTCCTCTTGTAGAATGAGTTCTTTCAGTGCGGTGTCTTGTTCCTCTGCCGTGAGGCCTTCGCATTCTTGCATGAGTTCTTCCAGCTCCGTCAGCAGAGCATCGTCGCCATCCACAGCTCCACTGCCAACGTGCTCTTCCTCGGCGCGAAGCTCTTCAGCTTGTCGCTTGAGGAGCTCGATCTCTTGCCGGCGCGCGGCGGCGACCCGTTCTGCTTCCGCCAGTTCTGCCTCCTTTTCGGCGACTTCAGTGTCAATACTAAGAGCCAGTGTCCTCGCCTTATTGAAGATAGTGGGCATCACAGATGATATCAATGCGAGCGCGTCGTCAGATCTGTATGAGTCCGAAGGATCTATGTTTTGGGAGCCGCCGCCGCCAGCCAGAGATTGTTGTGACACAAGCAGAGGATCGATAGGTATATTGCCATCTAATCCGTTCATGTGCGACTGCGAGGCGCCGACCGCGATTGTACTCTGACTTGTATCAAACTGGTAGGGGGAAGAGGACATGTGGCGATTGCTTTGTCGCTCTTGTCTGCGTTGGTTGAGCTGCACAATGAGCTGGTCTGCAGTTTCGCCGAATTGATTCGGTATCTCGGTCGAAGCGCCTCGACTGATGAGACTACGGACACACTTCCGTGCTCCGTTGCGCGCGGCGATGGTAATGGCAGTATCGCCATTCTGGTCGGGCGTGTCAAGGATGCGCACAATTCCGTCGGGAGAGAGGATGTCGGCCATGCGGTTCAGGATGCTGTCCATATAATACCTAGCACATCCATACTTACTCTTCCGTTGTGTGCTTTGAGCGATGTGGTGGAAGACGGTTTCGCCATACCAGTTCTGCATATTAACGGTGCGCATCAGAAGGCCGGCGAGTCTGTCCATATTCTGTCGATCATAGTTGTTGGTGAAGATTGCAGCACGCATGAGTGGAGTCTCGCCGTTCCTTGCCTGGACATCAATGTTGGCTCCTCTGCGTAGTAAGTCTTTCACGACTTCGATATCGCCCATTGCCGAGGCCCAATGGAGTGCGGTGTGTCCTTTATCGTCTATTGAACGGTCCAGGTCGGCCGAAGCTGGTGGCAGAGGAGCTTGAGGTAGCGAATCCATCGGATTGTCCTGTAGCATGAAGTAGTCGAGAAGCTCGTCCGCCCAAAGCTGATGCTCCCTGTCGGCCTGGCTCATGGTCTCCTCGAGCCTTCTCCTCTTCCGCGATCCTGTGAAGTGGGAGTTGTCGTAGTCATCGAATGATTCGGAGGCGATCGTGACGTTGTCTGGCGTCTCACCATCATGCACACTGACGTCCATCTGGTCGTAGTCGGGCTGCGCAGTGACTTTGCTTCTCTTAGCCGGACTGTCCGCTGGAGAATCACGAGCTCTCTTACCAGGTTGGCGCTTGGGCTGGGCCGGAGCGCGTGGCTGTCTCGGCTTGGAGGATGTTGCAGTGGCATGTTTGGGCGCTGGCGGAGGACTCCTGTCACCAGGCACGAAGTCGAACATTGGGCGCAGCTTTTCCAGCACTCCATTCTTGGCGGCCAGTTCTCTGCCACTGTCGAGAGGGATCCATGTTCCTGTTCGCAAGTCATGTGAGTGATAAATCTTGGCCCCTCCTCAGGTGCAGACTAACCTTGGTATTTGCCATAACCTCCCTGGACCTTCTCGTGTACGCCTTTCTGGACTTCTCGCTCGAGGATGCGGGTGCGGGCGGGCTTGTCGTAGTCGGCTACCTTGAGGATGTGCGTCGCGTTGATCCAGTCGTCGCTGCGGCGGCGCATGACATGGTTGCCATCGACGTTGAACTCATACACACTATACTGTCAGCATATGTGCGAAAGGCGACATTGGGCGTAGATCGTAGATGGGCTCACGGGACATTAGAGTAGGTCGCGCTGTAGATGAGGTTGCTGCGAGACATGGTGGTGGGAGTCGAAAGGGATGGCTATGGCTATGACATGTGCGGAGCCGGAGCCTCAGTAGCACCACGATGCTGGTCGGGATGGTGGGTGGGTGCGGTGGTCCGTGACGCGATAAAGTAGCTCTCGCAGGTGAATAAGAAGAAAGGACGCGAACGCGTCGTCGATTGCTGCGAGCGCGGTTCACGCCCCATGCAGCCGGGACATGAGCTAGTCTCTATCAGGACACACGTCTGCGCATGCGACCCAATGCTAAATAATAAGCAGCAACAGAAAACACACTATTGTATCCACCTCTACCAAACAGACAACATCACACGAGCTCGAAATGCCTGGAATTGACTTGATAGACCATTCGCCACAGCA contains the following coding sequences:
- a CDS encoding Mitochondrial ATPase complex subunit ATP10, translated to MKAPSPQRLRILRSLAYSEPTSRPIVSRRCYASLPERPPPPSAPRPPPSAAPLSSRSHADAQPGFRKRNKSDDDEEFEPQPLSRPIGMPNPPQPGENMGLDERSLSQRRNDFVNYDKHLERRSKMTKQISKPYFRDWSNLRFHKGKMFRSNERLFRGDVSLWFPNFYGKTLRKDGQPRELWRGDGHKGLGRDTCEAMQGKVSVVSIVSSMWAKQQVDTFCSEEQNPDLHEAIEANADFAQRVEINYENNFLKWWLLQMFRYNLRAGKTKEEQGNYFMVRRGVSDVMKEAIGMLNDKVGYVYLVDQECRIRWAGSAEAEPAERESMVKGLWRLAQEARASKEKLSTQRRVEDVSEVAEEPKAADAMG
- a CDS encoding Cell division cycle-related protein res2/pct1: MSRSNLIYSATYSNVPVYEFNVDGNHVMRRRSDDWINATHILKVADYDKPARTRILEREVQKGVHEKVQGGYGKYQGTWIPLDSGRELAAKNGVLEKLRPMFDFVPGDRSPPPAPKHATATSSKPRQPRAPAQPKRQPGKRARDSPADSPAKRSKVTAQPDYDQMDVSVHDGETPDNVTIASESFDDYDNSHFTGSRKRRRLEETMSQADREHQLWADELLDYFMLQDNPMDSLPQAPLPPASADLDRSIDDKGHTALHWASAMGDIEVVKDLLRRGANIDVQARNGETPLMRAAIFTNNYDRQNMDRLAGLLMRTVNMQNWYGETVFHHIAQSTQRKSKYGCARYYMDSILNRMADILSPDGIVRILDTPDQNGDTAITIAARNGARKCVRSLISRGASTEIPNQFGETADQLIVQLNQRRQERQSNRHMSSSPYQFDTSQSTIAVGASQSHMNGLDGNIPIDPLLVSQQSLAGGGGSQNIDPSDSYRSDDALALISSVMPTIFNKARTLALSIDTEVAEKEAELAEAERVAAARRQEIELLKRQAEELRAEEEHVGSGAVDGDDALLTELEELMQECEGLTAEEQDTALKELILQEEAEADENMQNEDLLIGTEDDSLEHRMELVQELHGLVQQRKDLFKTIVQNLSNAGIDEKQHEYKRLITGALDVREEDVEGMLPEIVAELEDWQMEVGAAS